The following DNA comes from Armatimonadota bacterium.
TCGACGACATCCACTCCCATCTCGATAAAGTCTTCAAAAGCCCAACTGCTCGATCCGCAGCTGTGCAACATCACTTTTGCCCCATATGCCTTCGCCACATCGATAAACGGCTGGTGGCGCGGGCGAATGTGTTTGCGAAACAGCTCCAGGCTGATAAGTTGCGAGTTTTGTGTTCCGAGATCATCGCCCAGATAAATCATATCTATGTCGCCTTCGGCTGCCTCAAACGATCTACGGATTATCTCGAGATATATCTCTAATCTCCTGTCGGTATATAGAAGACCGGCCTCATCGTCTGTCATAAGGTCGACCAGAGTCTGTTCCATAGTCCGGATCATACCTGTGGAGTTGATTACGTCAGGGTGGTAACTCAATGTTACACACTTGCCTTGATGCTGTCCGCAAGCATCACGGATATACGAGTAATCGAAGTCGTCCGGCGAGGGCATCGGCCATTTCGCCACCTCTTCGACAGACGCATATTGCAGAGGGAAATCGCAGTAGTCCCAGTATCCGCCGCTCTCGTGTTCTATCCACTTCGTGCGGATACCCAGACATGGATCGACTCTGCGCCCAGGCACTTCAGGATGCAGACGCGGCCCGATGTATGGTGCGCTCAGATATCGGAAATCCACGCTGAGCGCTTGCAATAGACCCTCTGTGTCATCTATTGAAAGGTTGAAGTGCTCTTTGAGTCTGCTGTCGATACCCGCATTCGCCAAGTAGTCAATTGGGACTCTGTCAGGCTCATTATGAGCTATTGCCATAAGTACACGTTCTTTTGAAGTCATAACCGATCCCTTAGTTAAATACTATGGTTCCGAACCTGTCAGGGCTGTGAAAAGTGCCGTAGGGCACGGCCCATGTAAGGTATTCCATTGCGCCTGACGTTGTGCGATTTCGAGTAAGGTTAAGCGCCCACTTTGTGCCCGTAACCGGAGTGCTCACTTCAAAGGTCTTGAATGGTATAACCATTTCCACGCTATATCCGTCAGCGCTGGTTTGCGCGGCTGATTTCCATTCACCATTCCAGCCCGGGTTAAAGACCTTCTGGTCGAACTGCGTTCCCAGAGTATTTGTCGAGAGGTGATAATACGTGCGCTTCTCGTTTGTCGGGTCGACGAATACTTCCACCGAGTCATCATAAAATGTTGGGCTGTCGCGTTTGGTCACAGCCGCCTGGAGCTTGTCGATCAGCGGTTCGGCTGCCTGGAATGCTACGTAGAGATTATCGTTATCATATGTCAGCATAGCGGCCGTCTCGACTGGCGCACAATTGCCTTCATTTGTGTAATCGAGCCTGACCTTTGCCGCATTGCCCCATGCGCCATCATCGAGTTTGCCGTCTATAGTCACCGGCTTATCCGTCCTTGGGATATCGACAGTCGGCAGAGAGATGACATTTGCAGGTATCTTCAATGGCGGGTCAGTCGGCGATATATAGGGCTTATATCTCTTTATGTAATCCGCATAGTTTGCCAGAGCAGACGCGCGCGACGAGTAATACTGCCTCAGCGCATAGTCTTTTGTGTTTGCAGCTAAATTGCACAGCAGCGCGCACTTTCCTGACGGGTCTCTAAAGGGCAGCGCCGCCGGTGATTTATACGCGCCCTGCCCAAGAGCTGAGGCGAGAGCGTCAGTATAATATGACGATGCAAACAGAGACTCGCCGCCCGCCATGAGCTGCCGAGCAATTCCGATCTGGCCAATGCTTTGCTCGGGCTTGTCCTTTTGCATGTGCAGCCCAATCCCCGGCGCAACGAGTGTTCTGTATCCGACCGCGCCCATCTGATCCGTCACCAACTGAGTAAAGGTGGTGTCATTTGTCGTGTAAGCCATTGGCGTAATGAAATCTACCCATCCGTTGTCTGCCCAGTTCTGCCAGTTCTGCATCAGGTTAAGCCTGGCTGTCACCGGATCGGAACCGACTGCAGCAGATATCTTTACATGCGGCTTCAAGGCCCGCGTTTGCATGGCGATTCTCTGGACGTATGAGTTGACCTGCCTCTCTCTGAACTTGTTCCAGAGGATTTGATTTGTTGATAGCCGATCGATACTGATCGGGTCTATCCCGTATTGTTGCTCAAACGCACATCTTGCCGTAGGGTTGTATCCGTATGGAGTAGGGGACTGCACCTCGTAGCGTATATAGTCCAGATGCAGCCCGTCGATGTCATACTTCGTGACCAGCTCGGCAAAAAGGCCGGCAAGAAAGTCTCTTGCGGCGGGGATATCCGGGCTGATCCACAGGCCTCCGTTAGCTGAAAGCTCCTCACTGTATTTGCTGAGCATCACCCAGTCCGGGTGAGCCGTGAGGATCGCGCCCCTGTCCTTGGTATAGCCTGCGCGAAAGACCCA
Coding sequences within:
- a CDS encoding uroporphyrinogen decarboxylase family protein — encoded protein: MTSKERVLMAIAHNEPDRVPIDYLANAGIDSRLKEHFNLSIDDTEGLLQALSVDFRYLSAPYIGPRLHPEVPGRRVDPCLGIRTKWIEHESGGYWDYCDFPLQYASVEEVAKWPMPSPDDFDYSYIRDACGQHQGKCVTLSYHPDVINSTGMIRTMEQTLVDLMTDDEAGLLYTDRRLEIYLEIIRRSFEAAEGDIDMIYLGDDLGTQNSQLISLELFRKHIRPRHQPFIDVAKAYGAKVMLHSCGSSSWAFEDFIEMGVDVVDTLQPEAANMAPEYLKEKFGSRLAFHGCISTAGPVAYGSVEDVVDNCKHTLEIMMPGGDYCFAPTHALQDNSPTDNVVAMYETAQSVGRYRRNHY
- a CDS encoding family 10 glycosylhydrolase; this encodes MFKWIISALIAIIPFTVWASEAADYKCIDPAVEIRGIWVNADAIPKTDSGIRELVRTYHKANINVLFPEVIARGYAAYPTKLLARDPRFANAVDPLPPMIEEAHRLGMEVHPWVWVFRAGYTKDRGAILTAHPDWVMLSKYSEELSANGGLWISPDIPAARDFLAGLFAELVTKYDIDGLHLDYIRYEVQSPTPYGYNPTARCAFEQQYGIDPISIDRLSTNQILWNKFRERQVNSYVQRIAMQTRALKPHVKISAAVGSDPVTARLNLMQNWQNWADNGWVDFITPMAYTTNDTTFTQLVTDQMGAVGYRTLVAPGIGLHMQKDKPEQSIGQIGIARQLMAGGESLFASSYYTDALASALGQGAYKSPAALPFRDPSGKCALLCNLAANTKDYALRQYYSSRASALANYADYIKRYKPYISPTDPPLKIPANVISLPTVDIPRTDKPVTIDGKLDDGAWGNAAKVRLDYTNEGNCAPVETAAMLTYDNDNLYVAFQAAEPLIDKLQAAVTKRDSPTFYDDSVEVFVDPTNEKRTYYHLSTNTLGTQFDQKVFNPGWNGEWKSAAQTSADGYSVEMVIPFKTFEVSTPVTGTKWALNLTRNRTTSGAMEYLTWAVPYGTFHSPDRFGTIVFN